A single genomic interval of Orcinus orca chromosome 19, mOrcOrc1.1, whole genome shotgun sequence harbors:
- the SPAG7 gene encoding sperm-associated antigen 7, producing the protein MADLLGSILSSMEKPPSLGDQETRRKAREQAARLKKLQEQEKQQKVEFRKRMEKEVSDFIQDSGQIKKKFQPMNKIERSILHDVVEVAGLTSFSFGEDDECRYVMIFKKEFAPSDEELDSYRRGEEWDPQKAEEKRRLKELAQRQEEEAARQGPVVVSPASDYKDKYSHLIGKGAAKDAAHMLQANKTYGCVPVANKRDTRSIEEAMNEIRAKKRLRQSGEELPPTS; encoded by the exons GGAGAAGCCACCCAGCCTCGGTGACCAGGAGACTCGGCGCAAGGCCCGAG AGCAGGCAGCCCGCCTGAAGAAACTACAGGAGCAAGAGAAACAGCAGAAAGTGGAGTTTCGTAAAAGG ATGGAGAAAGAGGTGTCAGATTTCATCCAAGACAGTGGGCAGATCAAGAAAAAGTTTCAGCCGATGAACAAGATAGAGAGGAGCATACT ACACGATGTGGTGGAAGTGGCTGGCCTGACATCCTTCTCCTTTGGGGAAGATGACGAATGTCGCTATGTCATGATCTTCAAAAAG GAGTTTGCACCCTCCGATGAAGAGCTGGACTCCTACCGTCGTGGCGAGGAGTGGGACCCCCAGAAGGCTGAGGAGAAACGGAGGCTGAAG GAGCTGGCCCAGCGGCAGGAGGAGGAAGCAGCCCGGCAGGGACCTGTGGTGGTGAGCCCTGCCAGCGACTACAAGGACAAGTACAGCCACCTCATTGGGAAGGGGGCAGCCAAGGATGCGGCCCACATGCTGCAGGCCAACAAGACCTACGGCTGTG tgCCTGTGGCCAACAAGAGGGACACACGCTCCATTGAAGAAGCCATGAATGAGATCCGGGCCAAGAAGCGTCTGCGGCAGAGCGGGGAAGAGTTGCCACCTACCTCCTAG